From a single Okeanomitos corallinicola TIOX110 genomic region:
- a CDS encoding 2Fe-2S iron-sulfur cluster-binding protein — MGNIKFIKENKEIIAADGANLRLKAIENGIDIYKFWGKMTNCGGAGQCATCIVEIVAGLENLSPRTDVENRKFKNKPNNYRLACQTLVNGPVSVVTKP; from the coding sequence ATGGGAAACATCAAATTTATTAAAGAAAATAAAGAAATCATTGCAGCTGATGGTGCAAACTTGCGACTCAAAGCTATAGAAAATGGGATTGATATCTATAAATTTTGGGGAAAAATGACAAACTGCGGTGGTGCTGGACAATGTGCCACCTGTATTGTTGAAATAGTTGCAGGACTAGAAAACCTTTCACCCCGTACCGATGTAGAGAATAGAAAATTTAAGAATAAACCAAATAATTATCGTTTAGCCTGTCAAACTCTAGTAAATGGACCTGTCAGCGTCGTTACTAAACCTTAA
- the cobS gene encoding adenosylcobinamide-GDP ribazoletransferase — protein sequence MIYFRQAWEFCKQQFLQVIASILFYTCIPLPYIKGLDFQNVAFLAPVVGLMIGGILGLLDIIINYLSIPVLTRTVLLVITWIAITGGLHLDGAMDTADGLAVGNPDKRLQVMADSATGAFGAMVAVAIVLIKTAALFDISENRYLLLMAACGWGRWGQQVAIWQYPYLKPTGKGAFHKQAIQSYTDILPSWFLLLGLSILVWVINHQNLYLAIAMTVGGSAIALLTPAWFNYKLGGHTGDTYGAVVEWTEALFLCVMTVF from the coding sequence ATGATCTATTTTCGTCAAGCTTGGGAATTCTGCAAACAGCAATTTTTACAGGTTATTGCTTCTATATTATTTTATACTTGTATTCCGCTTCCCTATATCAAGGGCTTAGATTTCCAGAATGTGGCTTTTTTAGCTCCAGTAGTAGGTTTGATGATTGGAGGAATTTTAGGTTTATTAGATATAATAATTAATTACTTAAGTATTCCAGTATTAACCCGTACAGTTTTATTAGTAATAACTTGGATAGCTATTACAGGGGGTCTGCATTTAGATGGGGCAATGGATACTGCTGATGGTTTGGCGGTTGGTAATCCAGACAAACGTTTACAAGTTATGGCTGATAGTGCTACGGGTGCTTTTGGGGCGATGGTAGCGGTAGCTATTGTACTGATAAAAACTGCGGCGTTATTTGATATATCAGAAAATCGCTATTTGTTATTAATGGCGGCTTGTGGTTGGGGACGTTGGGGACAACAGGTGGCTATTTGGCAATATCCTTATTTGAAACCTACTGGTAAGGGTGCATTTCATAAACAAGCTATTCAATCGTACACAGATATATTACCAAGTTGGTTTTTGTTGCTGGGTTTGAGTATTTTGGTTTGGGTAATTAATCACCAGAATTTGTATTTAGCCATAGCTATGACTGTGGGAGGGAGTGCGATCGCTCTTTTAACCCCGGCTTGGTTTAATTATAAATTAGGTGGACATACAGGAGATACCTATGGTGCGGTGGTAGAATGGACTGAGGCTTTGTTTTTGTGTGTGATGACGGTTTTCTAA
- a CDS encoding glycosyl hydrolase family 18 protein has protein sequence MICCSNYEYFWDDSAKVPYLYNSTTKEFFTYEDTNSIGAKTDYVKNLGLGGAFFWETPGDLLLSNPDSLINAAATNLEIMI, from the coding sequence ATTATTTGTTGTTCTAATTATGAATATTTCTGGGATGATAGTGCTAAAGTACCCTATCTCTACAATTCTACGACCAAAGAGTTTTTTACTTACGAAGATACAAATTCTATTGGAGCGAAAACAGATTACGTCAAAAACTTAGGACTTGGTGGTGCTTTCTTCTGGGAAACACCTGGAGATTTGCTCCTAAGTAATCCTGATTCTTTAATCAATGCTGCTGCTACCAATTTGGAAATTATGATTTAG
- a CDS encoding universal stress protein → MIQKILLAVSGLGHAEEMMKTLKEMPSIQSARVTVLHVVPSQSSEAAMTQKWEEGGKILANAIQYLNYDPSQVSSILRQGDPKNVVCQVADEVDADLIIMGSRGLKRLQSILGNSVSQYVFQLSSRPMLLVKDDIYVKRIKRVMVAVDNSESAQNCLNLALFMLRDVAGSQLILANINTDLGGKISGITDIKPERNSVLGNAVNLAEKQSIPVRCITSSGKPGEEICRLAEELNVDLLLLGSPDRRPSIAKSFVDLDRLIGSSLSDYVRVNATCPVLLARTVA, encoded by the coding sequence ATGATACAAAAAATTTTGCTGGCTGTCTCTGGACTGGGACACGCAGAAGAAATGATGAAGACATTGAAGGAAATGCCATCTATTCAATCTGCAAGGGTTACAGTTCTACACGTCGTACCTTCACAAAGCTCTGAGGCTGCAATGACTCAGAAATGGGAAGAAGGCGGTAAAATTTTGGCTAATGCAATTCAGTATTTAAACTACGACCCTAGCCAGGTATCTTCTATTTTACGACAAGGAGATCCTAAAAATGTAGTTTGTCAAGTGGCTGACGAAGTAGACGCTGACTTGATTATCATGGGTTCACGAGGACTAAAACGGCTACAGTCAATTTTAGGTAACTCTGTCAGCCAATATGTTTTTCAGTTATCCTCTCGTCCTATGTTGCTGGTTAAAGATGACATTTATGTCAAAAGAATCAAGCGCGTTATGGTGGCAGTGGATAATTCTGAATCAGCGCAAAATTGCTTGAATTTAGCTTTATTTATGCTCAGAGATGTTGCAGGTAGCCAGTTGATTTTGGCTAATATCAATACTGACTTGGGTGGTAAGATATCGGGAATTACTGATATTAAACCAGAAAGAAATTCAGTTTTGGGTAATGCTGTCAACTTGGCTGAAAAACAAAGTATTCCTGTCCGTTGTATAACAAGTAGTGGTAAACCTGGTGAAGAAATCTGTCGCCTGGCTGAAGAACTGAATGTAGATTTGTTATTGCTTGGTTCTCCAGACCGTCGGCCTTCTATTGCCAAGAGTTTTGTAGATTTAGACAGACTTATCGGCTCTTCTTTGTCTGACTACGTGCGAGTTAATGCAACTTGTCCAGTTTTATTAGCAAGAACTGTCGCATAA
- the psbM gene encoding photosystem II reaction center protein PsbM, whose product MQVNDLGFVASILFVLVPAVFLIMLYIQTASREGGKN is encoded by the coding sequence ATGCAAGTGAATGACCTGGGGTTTGTAGCAAGTATTTTATTTGTACTTGTTCCCGCCGTTTTTTTAATAATGCTTTACATCCAAACTGCCAGCCGCGAAGGTGGAAAAAACTAA
- a CDS encoding photosystem II reaction center protein K translates to MEVALLLAKLPEAYQIFNPLVDVLPVIPVFFLLLAFVWQAAVGFR, encoded by the coding sequence ATGGAAGTCGCTCTTTTATTAGCAAAACTGCCTGAAGCTTACCAAATCTTCAACCCCTTGGTAGATGTTCTCCCTGTAATTCCTGTTTTCTTCTTGTTGCTGGCTTTTGTTTGGCAAGCAGCAGTTGGTTTCAGATAA
- a CDS encoding CHAT domain-containing protein encodes MLPLISVIIINYNRESNLGNAITSIIKQTRQNLEILVCDDGSTDKLVDITHEYTQKDCRVKVIAPSQEQAISKTQGLYKGIYISFVKSDEILHPQAIENTIATLKQDLLTSHGISNRRGRRERRVKSFCVVTSHPISPKPQKSQISVFNNATKTIKSVFWRLTPYILPLIGLFTTELSHAQIVPNADGTGTNVNNNGNTININGGTTSGANLFHSFQEFGLTQGQIANFLSNPNIQNILGRITGGNVSIINGLIQVTGSNANLYLMNPAGFIFGNNASLNVPSAFTATTANGIGFGENWLNAFGTNDYSVLVGNPDSFAFTMNQQGAIINSGNLEVGTGQSLNLLGGTVVNTGELSAPEGQITVTSVPGENLVRLTQPGNLLSLEFQPISGQNQPNSPILSVASLPELLTVGNTGLIANSDGTVQVNGSDTKLPTTPGISIVSGNVDVSGNTGGQVNILGDQVAVINTKINASGTNGGGKVLVGGDLQGQGKLPNATNTYVDNQSLISLDSTTNGNGGIGIIWADNGTKFFGNITARGGANAGNGGFVEVSGKNYLTFNGLVDTTAVNGQKGTLLLDPTTITIIDAPANEGSFDSSFTSTIASGDADNGANTISWGTLASLDVGANINLQATGDITINAITGETPGVTTPGIATLNLGESGSFSLTSTTGAVNFVNPSNTIRTLGGAISISGVSLNLGNLETSDSFLDVGSLSNSGNVTLSASGDINVGNIITSINNSNATVQTSGSRAGIVEITSNNGSITAGIINSSVNRNGGSIFVGRGGAVSLSARENITVNGAIDTSVTTNSIDGTLDIIGGNVGLTTTNSFGSTIQFDTINTGIITNNTGSSVQGGNVEIITNGLIQGTGSDSFNNTIATGAFENTGFSIPTLFPISGAGGTITIQHDGGADNVPFTVGTTGVTNGVVGTLNRGDEAISNGTFPVLPNGGDATGTPTGITITSVNTPPTISATSPISFNVEANQPVNFTFAATTNDVNGDNTTVEIDSILTGTLTRGDTVLAPGNTISVGETLTYTPPANTTGSIDAFTVKSSDIVSTSTPVTVAININPTETIPETPTEPETPTEPEPCSFQCEELPGEEPSVPENPTTPTTTTILNSEPIPEDKFTDSFTSQLGIPIPQKTTTINEAGEIAANIEKATGVKPAFIYLSFVPVEIISASVGNKQSKLLSEQVTEQLEIVVVTATGKPIRKRVPNVTKSEILKVAKEFREQVVAPQYRTRTTYLKPAQKLYSWIIEPIEADLQTQGIQNLVFLPDVGLRSTPIAALHDGQGFLVEKYSIGLMPSLSLTNTLYTDIKKSQVLAMGVSQSTQGQEPLPAVPLEITTLINKLWSGKLLLNQQATIDNLQSLRRQQPFGIIHLATHADFLSGAVDNSYIQLWDNKLRLNQIRQLGFNNPQVEMLVLSACRSALGNEEAEIGFAGLAVLAGVKTSVASLWAVGDTGTAALMTKFYESLKTSPIRADALRQAQVAMAKGQVYLKDGKLQGIKEVGDLPLPTESIQQPNQSLAHPYYWAAFTMVGNPW; translated from the coding sequence ATGTTACCACTGATATCCGTTATCATCATCAATTACAACCGAGAATCTAATCTTGGAAATGCAATCACTAGTATTATCAAGCAAACACGGCAAAATTTAGAAATATTGGTGTGCGATGATGGTTCTACGGATAAATTAGTGGATATTACCCATGAATATACTCAAAAAGACTGTAGAGTCAAGGTAATAGCTCCATCTCAAGAACAAGCAATATCCAAAACTCAAGGTCTTTATAAAGGTATTTATATAAGTTTTGTAAAAAGTGATGAAATCCTGCACCCCCAAGCAATAGAAAATACTATAGCTACACTGAAACAGGATTTACTCACGAGTCACGGAATATCGAACCGCAGAGGACGCAGAGAACGCAGAGTCAAGAGTTTTTGTGTAGTTACCAGTCATCCAATTTCCCCAAAACCTCAAAAATCCCAAATCAGTGTTTTCAATAATGCAACTAAAACGATTAAATCAGTATTTTGGCGTTTGACACCCTACATTCTCCCCCTCATTGGACTTTTCACCACAGAACTATCTCACGCTCAAATAGTTCCTAATGCTGATGGTACAGGTACAAACGTCAACAATAATGGTAACACTATTAACATCAATGGTGGGACAACATCAGGTGCTAATCTATTCCATAGTTTCCAAGAATTTGGCTTAACCCAAGGACAAATAGCCAATTTTCTCTCTAACCCCAATATTCAAAATATTCTGGGTAGAATTACTGGTGGCAATGTTTCCATTATCAATGGTTTAATTCAAGTCACTGGTAGTAACGCCAACCTTTACTTAATGAATCCTGCTGGATTTATTTTTGGTAACAATGCCAGCTTAAATGTACCTAGTGCTTTTACTGCTACCACCGCCAATGGAATCGGTTTTGGTGAAAATTGGTTAAATGCTTTTGGTACAAATGACTACAGTGTCCTAGTGGGAAATCCTGACAGTTTTGCTTTTACTATGAATCAGCAAGGCGCAATTATCAACAGCGGTAATTTAGAAGTTGGTACAGGACAAAGTTTAAATCTTTTAGGTGGAACAGTAGTCAATACTGGTGAACTTTCAGCACCAGAGGGACAAATTACAGTTACATCCGTACCCGGAGAAAATTTAGTCAGGTTAACTCAACCAGGAAATTTACTCAGTTTAGAATTTCAACCTATTTCTGGACAAAATCAACCAAATAGCCCAATTTTATCAGTAGCTTCTTTACCAGAATTACTCACAGTCGGTAATACAGGCTTAATCGCTAACTCTGATGGTACAGTCCAGGTCAATGGTTCTGATACCAAACTCCCCACAACACCCGGTATAAGTATTGTTTCTGGCAATGTAGATGTATCTGGAAATACAGGCGGGCAAGTAAATATTCTGGGTGATCAAGTTGCTGTAATCAACACCAAAATTAATGCCTCTGGGACTAATGGTGGTGGTAAAGTCCTGGTTGGGGGAGATTTACAAGGACAGGGAAAATTACCCAATGCTACTAATACTTACGTAGATAATCAATCCTTGATTTCCTTAGACAGCACTACTAATGGTAATGGTGGCATAGGTATTATCTGGGCTGATAACGGTACAAAGTTTTTCGGTAATATTACTGCTCGTGGTGGTGCAAACGCCGGTAACGGTGGTTTTGTAGAAGTATCTGGTAAAAATTATTTAACTTTCAACGGCCTAGTAGATACCACAGCGGTTAATGGTCAAAAAGGTACTTTATTATTAGACCCCACCACTATCACTATCATTGATGCTCCGGCAAACGAGGGTAGTTTTGATAGTTCCTTTACCAGTACAATTGCTTCGGGAGATGCAGATAATGGTGCAAATACCATTTCTTGGGGAACATTAGCAAGTTTAGATGTTGGTGCAAATATTAACTTACAAGCGACGGGAGATATTACTATTAATGCCATCACAGGGGAAACACCGGGAGTAACTACCCCTGGGATAGCGACATTAAACTTGGGTGAAAGTGGTAGTTTTAGCTTGACATCAACTACTGGTGCAGTAAATTTTGTTAACCCCTCTAACACCATCAGAACCCTTGGGGGAGCAATTAGTATTTCTGGTGTCAGCTTAAATTTAGGAAACCTAGAAACCAGCGACTCTTTCTTGGATGTTGGCTCTTTAAGCAACAGCGGTAATGTTACTTTATCTGCTAGTGGTGATATTAATGTAGGTAACATTATTACTTCCATTAATAATAGTAACGCTACTGTACAAACTAGCGGTAGCAGAGCAGGTATTGTCGAAATTACAAGTAATAACGGTAGCATTACTGCTGGTATTATCAATTCATCTGTAAATAGAAATGGAGGCAGTATTTTTGTAGGTAGAGGGGGAGCAGTTAGTTTAAGTGCTAGAGAAAATATTACTGTCAACGGTGCAATTGATACATCTGTAACTACTAATTCTATAGACGGCACTCTTGATATTATTGGTGGTAATGTGGGTCTAACTACCACCAATTCCTTTGGAAGCACAATTCAATTTGATACTATTAATACTGGAATTATAACGAATAATACAGGTAGCTCAGTTCAAGGCGGTAATGTTGAAATTATTACTAATGGTTTAATTCAAGGTACAGGATCTGATAGCTTTAACAATACCATTGCCACAGGTGCATTTGAAAATACAGGTTTCTCCATTCCTACTTTATTCCCAATTTCCGGTGCAGGTGGAACAATCACAATTCAACATGATGGTGGTGCAGATAACGTTCCATTCACAGTGGGAACTACTGGTGTAACTAATGGTGTTGTAGGTACACTAAATCGTGGTGATGAAGCAATATCTAATGGTACTTTCCCTGTTTTACCCAATGGTGGTGATGCAACTGGTACACCAACAGGAATTACAATCACTTCTGTAAATACACCTCCTACTATCTCTGCAACTTCACCCATATCATTTAATGTGGAAGCAAATCAGCCTGTCAATTTTACATTTGCAGCTACTACCAATGATGTTAACGGTGATAATACAACGGTAGAAATTGATTCTATTTTGACTGGTACACTCACAAGAGGTGATACAGTTTTAGCACCAGGAAATACCATATCTGTGGGTGAGACATTAACCTACACTCCACCAGCAAATACAACAGGTTCAATTGATGCTTTTACAGTGAAATCGAGCGATATCGTTTCTACTTCCACACCTGTAACAGTCGCAATTAATATCAATCCTACTGAAACTATTCCCGAAACTCCTACAGAACCAGAAACTCCCACAGAACCAGAACCTTGTAGTTTCCAGTGTGAAGAACTACCAGGAGAAGAACCAAGTGTCCCTGAAAATCCTACAACTCCAACAACCACCACTATTCTCAATTCTGAACCGATTCCTGAAGATAAATTCACAGATAGTTTCACCAGTCAATTAGGTATACCTATTCCTCAAAAAACTACAACTATTAATGAAGCTGGTGAGATTGCTGCAAACATCGAAAAAGCCACAGGTGTTAAACCTGCATTTATCTATCTCAGTTTTGTCCCTGTAGAAATTATTTCAGCATCGGTTGGTAATAAACAGTCAAAACTTCTCAGTGAACAAGTAACAGAACAATTAGAAATTGTCGTTGTCACTGCTACTGGTAAACCCATCCGCAAGCGAGTTCCTAACGTTACCAAATCGGAAATTCTCAAAGTTGCTAAAGAATTCCGCGAACAAGTTGTTGCACCCCAATATCGTACCCGTACAACTTACTTAAAACCTGCTCAAAAACTCTACAGTTGGATAATTGAACCGATAGAGGCAGATTTACAAACCCAAGGAATTCAAAATCTAGTATTTTTACCTGATGTGGGTTTACGTTCTACCCCTATAGCAGCACTTCATGATGGTCAAGGGTTTTTGGTGGAAAAATACAGCATTGGTTTAATGCCTAGTTTATCTCTAACTAATACGCTGTATACAGACATTAAAAAATCTCAAGTTTTAGCTATGGGTGTTTCTCAAAGTACCCAAGGACAAGAACCTTTACCAGCAGTTCCCTTAGAAATCACAACTCTGATTAATAAACTCTGGTCTGGTAAATTATTACTCAACCAACAAGCAACTATTGATAATCTTCAATCTCTGCGTCGTCAACAACCTTTTGGTATTATCCACCTAGCTACCCATGCAGATTTTCTTAGTGGTGCTGTGGATAATTCTTATATTCAACTGTGGGATAATAAACTACGTTTAAACCAAATACGTCAATTAGGTTTTAATAATCCTCAAGTGGAAATGTTAGTTTTAAGTGCTTGCAGAAGTGCTTTAGGTAATGAAGAAGCGGAAATTGGTTTTGCTGGTTTAGCAGTTTTGGCAGGTGTGAAAACCAGTGTAGCTAGTCTTTGGGCTGTTGGTGATACTGGGACAGCGGCATTAATGACTAAATTTTATGAGAGTTTGAAAACTTCCCCAATTCGCGCTGATGCTCTCAGACAAGCACAAGTTGCAATGGCAAAAGGACAGGTTTATTTAAAGGATGGTAAGTTACAAGGGATAAAAGAAGTTGGTGACTTACCCCTACCAACCGAAAGCATTCAACAACCTAATCAGTCTCTGGCACATCCTTATTATTGGGCAGCTTTTACGATGGTTGGTAATCCTTGGTAA
- the tgt gene encoding tRNA guanosine(34) transglycosylase Tgt, with protein sequence MPNFSFQLLATCSQTKARVGVFSTPHGIVETPRFMPVGTLANVKTITPNQLKDTGAQMVLSNTYHLHLQPGEAIVAGGGGLHKFMGWNGPMLTDSGGFQVFSLSEMRKITEEGVTFRSPHDGKIINLTPERSIEIQNILGADVIMAFDECPPYPATRQEVEAATSRTYRWLERCIAAHQRTDQALFPIVQGGVYLDLRARAATDLAKLDMPGFAIGGVSVGEPTKLMAEIVKTTAPLLPHNKPRYLMGVGTYREMAIAIASGVDLFDCVIPTRWARHGTAIVNGERWNLKNAKFREDFTPLDETCPCYACANFTRAYISHLVRSQEILAYTLLSIHNITELIRFTQKIRDSILSDRFVQDFGHWLKDEDDR encoded by the coding sequence ATGCCGAATTTTTCTTTTCAACTTCTAGCTACCTGTAGTCAGACAAAAGCTAGAGTCGGTGTATTTTCCACACCCCACGGAATTGTAGAAACTCCCAGATTTATGCCTGTGGGAACACTGGCAAATGTGAAAACCATTACCCCTAACCAACTCAAAGATACAGGGGCGCAGATGGTACTATCTAATACTTATCATTTACATCTACAACCAGGAGAAGCAATTGTGGCTGGGGGTGGGGGACTACACAAATTCATGGGCTGGAATGGTCCGATGCTCACAGACTCCGGGGGATTCCAGGTTTTTAGTTTAAGCGAAATGAGAAAAATTACAGAGGAAGGTGTAACTTTTCGCTCTCCCCACGATGGGAAAATTATTAACCTTACCCCAGAACGTTCTATAGAAATTCAGAATATTTTAGGGGCGGATGTAATTATGGCTTTTGATGAATGTCCCCCCTATCCTGCTACTCGCCAAGAGGTGGAAGCAGCTACTAGCAGAACTTACCGATGGCTAGAACGTTGTATAGCAGCACATCAACGCACAGATCAGGCTCTGTTTCCTATTGTTCAAGGGGGAGTGTATTTAGATTTACGCGCCCGTGCTGCGACAGATTTAGCTAAGTTAGATATGCCAGGGTTTGCTATTGGTGGGGTGAGTGTGGGTGAACCAACGAAGTTAATGGCAGAAATAGTCAAAACTACAGCCCCACTTTTACCTCATAATAAGCCTCGTTATTTGATGGGTGTGGGTACTTATCGAGAAATGGCCATTGCGATCGCCTCTGGTGTAGATTTATTTGACTGTGTGATTCCCACCCGTTGGGCAAGACATGGTACGGCTATAGTTAATGGTGAAAGATGGAATTTAAAAAATGCTAAGTTTCGAGAAGATTTTACACCATTAGATGAAACTTGCCCTTGTTATGCCTGTGCAAACTTTACCCGTGCTTATATTTCCCATTTAGTGCGATCGCAAGAAATATTAGCTTATACATTATTAAGTATTCACAACATTACCGAACTAATCCGCTTTACCCAAAAAATTAGAGACTCAATTTTGAGCGATCGCTTTGTTCAAGACTTTGGCCACTGGCTAAAAGATGAGGATGACAGGTGA
- a CDS encoding nucleic acid-binding protein → MILCDAGPLFALVDQTQPQHESIRKAVTKLSTPLITTWPCFTEAMYLALHRGGWVMQNQLGKLIINNMLTFYEIKITDYERLFELMKKYQDRPMDLADGTLVIAAECLGINRILTLDSDFFFYLINDSQPFNVINLHDLK, encoded by the coding sequence ATGATTCTCTGTGATGCTGGTCCTCTTTTTGCTCTTGTTGATCAAACACAACCTCAACACGAATCTATCAGGAAAGCAGTAACTAAACTTTCAACGCCATTGATTACGACATGGCCATGTTTTACAGAAGCAATGTATCTAGCTTTGCATCGTGGAGGATGGGTAATGCAAAATCAGTTGGGAAAGCTAATAATTAACAATATGTTAACTTTTTATGAAATTAAAATAACAGATTATGAACGTCTATTTGAATTAATGAAGAAGTATCAAGATCGTCCAATGGATCTTGCAGATGGAACTCTTGTGATTGCTGCTGAATGTCTGGGAATAAACAGAATATTGACTTTAGATTCAGATTTTTTCTTTTATCTCATCAATGATTCTCAACCTTTCAATGTTATTAATTTGCATGATTTGAAATGA
- a CDS encoding ShlB/FhaC/HecB family hemolysin secretion/activation protein: protein MNTTKVIANDDKIIVNDGNQQELINSDLNLHLDHSTSIITQTADDNPIQSENNTSESIYVRQIKVIGSTIFSENQLNEIVQSFINKELTPEEIRKAADAITQLYLNENYLNSRAIPVSQNTENTKNGVLVIQIIEGSLSEIQIIGTKRLSQNYIRDRIRIGAKVPLNAIKLEEQLRLLKIDPLLDNIEASLRPSGKVGQSILVVRVQEAKSFKFGLSADNYLHPSIGSERLGIQLKERNLTGIGDELAASYYRSVTGGANIFDFSYQIPMNAMDGKVQLRFAPSNSEITSGDFKDLGIKAESELYEINYYQPIVRTPREELALSLGFSHQNGQTFLNFDQPFPFATGTDPDGVSRTSVIKFAQDYVRRDTQGAWSLRSQFNFGTGLLDATINDDPVPDSRFFSWLGQIQRVQKLNQNHLLILQADLQLTPDSLLPSQQFIIGGGQSIRGYRQNVRSGDNGFRVAIEDRITVNRNAAGLPVIQVIPFTNIGAVWNKSGNPNTLQDQTFLASAGLGLLWNQALGIDNLTMRLDYGIPFIELDDKGNNAQDEGFYFSLRYNP, encoded by the coding sequence ATGAATACTACTAAGGTTATAGCTAATGATGACAAGATTATAGTTAATGATGGTAATCAGCAGGAATTGATTAACTCTGATCTCAATTTGCATCTAGATCATAGTACATCCATAATCACACAGACAGCAGATGATAACCCAATCCAATCAGAGAATAATACATCTGAGTCTATTTATGTACGGCAAATCAAAGTTATTGGTAGTACAATTTTTAGTGAAAATCAATTAAATGAAATTGTTCAATCATTTATAAATAAAGAATTAACACCAGAAGAAATTAGAAAAGCTGCTGATGCTATTACCCAACTTTATCTCAATGAAAATTATCTGAATTCTAGAGCTATTCCTGTTAGTCAAAACACAGAAAATACTAAAAATGGGGTATTAGTAATCCAAATAATTGAGGGTAGTTTATCAGAAATCCAAATTATCGGCACAAAACGATTAAGTCAAAATTACATTAGAGATAGAATTAGAATAGGTGCAAAAGTTCCTCTCAATGCAATTAAATTAGAGGAACAACTAAGATTATTGAAAATTGATCCACTGCTAGATAATATTGAAGCTAGTTTACGTCCATCTGGTAAAGTGGGACAAAGTATTTTAGTCGTCAGAGTACAAGAAGCAAAATCCTTTAAATTTGGGTTAAGTGCAGATAACTATTTACATCCTAGTATTGGTTCAGAAAGATTAGGAATTCAACTAAAAGAAAGAAACTTAACTGGAATAGGTGATGAATTAGCAGCTTCCTATTATCGTTCAGTTACAGGTGGTGCAAATATTTTTGATTTTAGTTATCAAATTCCTATGAATGCAATGGATGGAAAAGTGCAATTGAGATTTGCACCTAGTAACAGTGAAATCACATCAGGAGATTTTAAAGATTTAGGAATTAAAGCAGAAAGTGAATTATATGAAATTAACTATTATCAACCTATAGTGAGAACTCCTAGAGAAGAATTAGCTTTATCTTTAGGTTTTAGTCATCAAAATGGACAAACATTTCTCAACTTTGATCAACCTTTTCCCTTTGCGACAGGAACTGATCCAGATGGTGTTAGTCGTACCAGTGTAATTAAATTTGCTCAAGATTATGTGAGAAGAGATACTCAAGGTGCATGGTCATTGCGATCGCAATTTAATTTTGGTACAGGTTTATTAGATGCGACAATTAACGATGATCCTGTTCCCGATAGTCGTTTTTTTAGTTGGTTAGGTCAAATTCAAAGAGTACAAAAACTAAACCAAAATCACCTTTTAATTTTGCAAGCAGACTTACAACTTACCCCTGATAGTCTTTTACCTTCTCAACAATTTATTATCGGTGGTGGTCAATCTATTAGAGGTTATAGACAGAATGTGCGTTCTGGTGACAATGGATTTCGTGTAGCAATAGAAGATCGAATTACTGTTAACAGAAATGCCGCAGGATTACCTGTAATTCAAGTAATTCCCTTCACAAACATCGGTGCAGTTTGGAATAAATCTGGCAACCCTAATACTTTACAAGATCAAACATTTTTAGCTAGTGCAGGTTTAGGATTATTATGGAATCAAGCACTAGGAATTGATAATTTAACAATGCGACTGGATTATGGTATTCCCTTTATTGAGTTAGATGATAAGGGTAATAATGCTCAAGATGAAGGTTTCTATTTTAGTCTTCGTTATAATCCATAA